One Ardenticatenales bacterium genomic region harbors:
- a CDS encoding ABC transporter permease — protein MLSRTRDTLLFRLSRLAIATPLLLALRNMTSRWVRTLLTMAGIIVGVAAMVAVNVTNGSTIHSINQFFDEAAGRSDLLVEADTPGGFDESLVNVARRVPGVTALAPAYIGVTILADEARDWQVQFGGGGQIAPGSQFWLMGVDPELDPLVHDYTLSTGRLLQARETGYRVVLVDTYAEDKGIEVGEDLALATPDGVARLRVVGLIAKEGIGVTNAGVIGFTPLPVAQELFAAGGTLTQLEIVADEAIAGNSDTLETLRQTLTDRLGSDVKVKYPASRGQLVANSLQNYRLGLGFFSVVSLFVGSFLIYNAFAMTIVERTREIGMMRAIGTTQGQVVALVMAEAVILGLLGSLVGVVVGLLLARGLIVFMAAFTRQALEVVAAQPGELLQAMATGVMVTLAAAFVPAFQAARISPLQALRVQGNIDESRWLQMGLKFGPLTVVATLLILYRVPFRPEVAYPLGSNAIFFLLLGATLCIPIVAGLLERLFRPLIVLLFGNEGRLGSSNINRARGRTTLTVAALMVGISMVVGISGLTQSFEADLRNWVETAVGGDLYVRSPLDMRPDLEGRLLAVDGVAAVTKAAYVSARFIPPTGAGRDGDEYTIFAAIDPETYLRVAGIQIEQGPPAAEAIQQLAAGDALLLSATLAEQYDLEVGDTLTLETRRGQHAFRIAGIIVDFTGAETPVVTGSWGDLRRYFGVNTVDRFTLTLSPDADPDIVAERIKNQVGRGDNLAVESQAEFQEKVLSVSQQAFALFDVLGLIGLVVAGLGVINTMLMNVLERTRELGSLRSLGMTQPQVRRMVLAEAMAIGLIGAVFGVAFGVVLVGVFITGLRELGGFALTAQTPTRAMITSFFIALAVALVAAWYPAVRAGRVNIIAAIKNE, from the coding sequence ATGTTATCCCGAACACGCGATACCCTCCTCTTCCGCCTCAGCCGCCTGGCCATCGCTACCCCCTTGCTCCTGGCGCTGCGTAACATGACCAGCCGCTGGGTGCGCACGCTGCTGACGATGGCCGGCATCATCGTCGGCGTCGCTGCCATGGTCGCCGTCAACGTTACCAACGGCAGCACGATCCACTCCATCAACCAGTTCTTTGACGAAGCCGCCGGACGGAGCGACTTGCTCGTGGAAGCGGACACCCCCGGCGGTTTTGACGAGTCGTTGGTCAACGTGGCGCGGCGCGTTCCCGGCGTCACCGCTCTGGCGCCCGCCTACATAGGCGTGACCATTCTGGCCGATGAGGCGCGCGACTGGCAGGTGCAGTTTGGCGGCGGCGGCCAGATCGCCCCCGGCAGCCAGTTTTGGCTCATGGGCGTCGATCCCGAATTGGACCCCCTGGTGCATGATTACACGCTCAGCACCGGGCGTCTCTTGCAGGCGCGAGAGACGGGCTACCGCGTGGTCTTGGTGGACACATACGCGGAGGACAAAGGGATTGAGGTGGGCGAAGACCTGGCGCTGGCGACGCCCGACGGCGTGGCGCGGCTGCGCGTGGTCGGCCTGATCGCCAAAGAGGGCATTGGCGTGACCAATGCGGGCGTGATTGGCTTCACGCCGCTGCCGGTGGCGCAGGAGTTGTTCGCTGCCGGGGGAACGTTGACGCAGTTGGAGATTGTGGCGGACGAGGCCATTGCCGGCAACAGCGATACGCTAGAAACGTTGCGACAGACGCTGACCGACCGCCTCGGCAGCGATGTAAAAGTCAAATACCCTGCCTCGCGCGGGCAGTTAGTCGCCAACAGCCTGCAAAACTACCGCCTCGGCCTGGGCTTCTTCAGCGTCGTCAGTCTGTTTGTGGGTAGCTTCCTCATTTACAACGCCTTTGCCATGACTATCGTGGAACGCACGCGGGAGATTGGCATGATGCGGGCCATTGGCACGACACAGGGGCAGGTGGTGGCCTTGGTGATGGCGGAAGCTGTCATTCTGGGGCTGCTCGGCTCGCTGGTGGGGGTCGTGGTGGGGCTGCTGCTGGCGCGTGGGCTGATCGTGTTCATGGCGGCTTTCACGCGGCAGGCGTTGGAGGTGGTCGCGGCGCAGCCGGGCGAACTGCTGCAAGCGATGGCCACGGGTGTGATGGTGACGTTGGCGGCGGCGTTTGTGCCGGCATTTCAAGCTGCCCGTATCTCCCCCCTGCAAGCCCTGCGCGTGCAGGGCAACATAGACGAATCCCGCTGGCTACAGATGGGTCTCAAATTCGGTCCCCTCACCGTCGTCGCCACGCTCCTCATCCTCTACCGCGTCCCCTTCCGCCCCGAAGTCGCCTATCCCCTGGGCAGCAACGCCATCTTCTTCCTTTTGCTCGGCGCTACCCTCTGCATCCCCATCGTCGCCGGCCTGCTGGAGCGCCTGTTTCGCCCCCTCATTGTCCTCCTCTTTGGCAACGAAGGGCGATTGGGTAGCAGCAACATCAATCGCGCGCGTGGGCGCACCACCCTCACCGTCGCCGCCCTCATGGTGGGCATCAGCATGGTCGTGGGCATCAGCGGCCTGACGCAGAGCTTCGAGGCCGACCTGCGCAACTGGGTGGAGACCGCCGTGGGGGGCGACCTGTACGTGCGTTCTCCATTGGACATGCGCCCGGACCTGGAAGGGCGGCTGTTGGCCGTGGACGGCGTGGCTGCCGTTACCAAAGCCGCGTATGTCTCCGCCCGTTTCATCCCACCAACGGGCGCGGGCAGGGACGGGGACGAGTACACGATTTTCGCGGCGATTGATCCGGAAACGTATTTGCGCGTTGCCGGCATTCAAATCGAACAAGGACCGCCCGCCGCCGAAGCGATCCAACAACTCGCTGCCGGTGACGCCCTCCTCCTCAGCGCCACGTTGGCCGAGCAGTACGACCTGGAGGTGGGCGATACCCTGACGCTGGAGACCAGAAGAGGTCAGCACGCCTTCCGCATTGCCGGCATCATCGTAGACTTCACCGGCGCGGAAACACCCGTCGTCACCGGCTCCTGGGGGGATTTGCGCCGCTATTTTGGCGTCAACACCGTAGACCGCTTCACCCTCACCCTGTCCCCCGACGCCGACCCGGACATCGTCGCTGAACGCATCAAGAACCAGGTCGGGCGCGGTGACAATCTCGCCGTGGAGAGCCAGGCCGAATTCCAGGAAAAAGTCCTCAGTGTTAGCCAGCAGGCGTTTGCTCTCTTTGACGTCCTTGGTTTGATCGGCCTGGTCGTGGCCGGATTGGGTGTGATCAACACCATGCTTATGAACGTGCTGGAGCGCACGCGCGAGTTGGGCAGCCTGCGCAGCCTGGGTATGACCCAACCGCAGGTGCGGCGCATGGTGCTGGCGGAAGCGATGGCGATTGGCCTCATCGGGGCTGTGTTTGGCGTCGCGTTTGGCGTCGTTCTCGTCGGCGTCTTTATCACCGGGCTGCGCGAATTAGGCGGCTTTGCCCTCACCGCGCAGACGCCCACACGCGCCATGATCACGTCGTTCTTTATCGCCCTGGCCGTGGCCCTCGTCGCCGCCTGGTATCCCGCCGTGCGCGCGGGTCGCGTGAACATCATCGCCGCTATCAAAAACGAGTAG
- a CDS encoding HlyD family efflux transporter periplasmic adaptor subunit: MNWKRAIITLTLLVLLVAGGYWAYLRYLAPRPQAETPPPDVNTLSVDTGVDVVSAEARLEPLRWVELGILTPGRVEAVLVSEGDVVAAGAPLLRLEAADLEAALAQAEAAVSQARAGVAAAEAQVSAAEAGVVAARAAIDVAEAQLALAQADPLPEEVAAMQGNVDVADAGISQALANRDVALTAATNAQIENAQAQLAAAQADARVVQDQYDELIRNNVGGTLEEQTRFALNAAQVRVAAAQAALDDLRAGATAAQRQAAGATVSVATAQRDAAQAQLDLLLAGPRPQQVDVAQAQVNQADVGLAQAEAALAQAQAGVSQAQAALAQAQAGRDAARAALQKMVLVAPFAGTIAQINAETGETLTPGLPVINLADFGGWLVKTTDLTEGDVVAVAVGDVVELRLEAIPDERLVGTVTEIAVVSTLSRGDITYEVTIAVAEPDALPLRWGMTVYADIQVK, translated from the coding sequence ATGAATTGGAAACGCGCCATCATCACCCTGACCTTGCTGGTTCTGCTGGTCGCCGGCGGCTACTGGGCTTATCTGCGCTATCTGGCCCCGCGGCCGCAGGCGGAAACGCCGCCGCCTGACGTGAATACGCTGTCGGTGGACACGGGCGTGGATGTGGTATCGGCGGAGGCGCGCCTGGAGCCGCTGCGCTGGGTGGAGTTGGGCATCTTGACGCCGGGACGGGTGGAAGCGGTCCTGGTGAGCGAGGGTGATGTGGTGGCGGCGGGCGCGCCGCTGCTGCGCCTGGAGGCGGCGGACCTGGAGGCGGCGCTGGCGCAGGCGGAGGCGGCTGTGAGCCAGGCTCGGGCGGGCGTGGCGGCGGCGGAGGCGCAGGTGAGCGCGGCGGAGGCGGGCGTGGTGGCCGCGCGGGCGGCGATTGATGTGGCGGAGGCGCAGTTGGCGCTGGCACAGGCGGACCCGTTGCCGGAGGAGGTGGCGGCGATGCAAGGGAATGTGGATGTGGCGGATGCCGGCATTTCCCAGGCCCTCGCCAATCGTGATGTAGCCCTTACCGCCGCCACCAACGCCCAGATCGAAAACGCCCAGGCCCAGTTAGCCGCGGCTCAGGCGGACGCCCGCGTCGTACAGGATCAGTACGACGAACTTATTCGCAACAATGTGGGCGGCACCTTGGAGGAACAGACGCGCTTTGCCCTCAACGCGGCGCAGGTGCGGGTGGCCGCGGCGCAGGCAGCTCTGGACGATCTGCGTGCCGGCGCGACCGCGGCGCAGCGGCAGGCGGCCGGCGCGACGGTCTCTGTCGCCACGGCGCAGCGAGACGCGGCGCAGGCGCAGCTTGATTTGCTCCTGGCCGGGCCACGCCCACAGCAGGTGGATGTGGCCCAGGCGCAGGTGAATCAGGCGGATGTGGGATTGGCGCAGGCGGAGGCGGCGTTGGCGCAGGCGCAAGCGGGGGTTTCTCAGGCGCAGGCGGCACTGGCGCAGGCGCAGGCGGGGCGGGATGCGGCGCGGGCAGCGTTGCAAAAGATGGTGTTGGTGGCGCCGTTTGCCGGCACAATCGCCCAAATCAACGCCGAAACCGGTGAAACGCTCACGCCGGGTCTGCCGGTGATCAACCTGGCCGATTTCGGCGGCTGGTTGGTGAAAACGACTGACTTGACGGAGGGGGATGTGGTGGCCGTGGCCGTGGGGGACGTGGTTGAATTGCGCCTGGAGGCGATCCCGGACGAGCGGCTGGTGGGGACGGTGACGGAGATTGCCGTCGTGTCCACGCTCTCCCGTGGCGATATTACATACGAAGTGACGATTGCCGTGGCGGAACCTGATGCCCTGCCCTTGCGCTGGGGGATGACGGTGTACGCGGATATCCAGGTGAAGTGA
- a CDS encoding fumarylacetoacetate hydrolase family protein, translating to MRLVTYEWAGRVSIGALTAADGVVDLAPIAPDMNALIAAGAAGMAQAAAWVAQEEGARPLHEVRLLAPLPFPRRNIFCLGRNYAEHARESAAAWGQGDHVPAFPVIFTKATTTINHPDTPFIIDPQVSTQIDWEAELAVIIGRGGKNIPPAQAMSHVFGYTCLNDLSARDLQRQHQQYFKGKSLDGACPLGPWIVTAAALPDPHHLHIECRVNGQVKQKGNTGQMIFDIPHIIATLSRGMTLLPGDIIATGTPSGVGFARTPPEFLQPGDLVEVEIENIGTLRTPIAHARSAAA from the coding sequence ATGCGACTTGTGACGTATGAATGGGCCGGGCGCGTCAGCATCGGCGCGCTCACGGCGGCGGATGGCGTGGTTGATCTGGCCCCCATTGCGCCGGACATGAATGCGTTGATCGCGGCGGGCGCGGCGGGCATGGCGCAGGCTGCCGCATGGGTGGCCCAAGAAGAGGGCGCGCGCCCACTGCATGAGGTCCGCCTGCTGGCCCCACTGCCGTTTCCGCGCCGCAACATCTTCTGCCTGGGACGCAACTACGCGGAGCACGCGCGTGAGTCGGCGGCAGCGTGGGGACAGGGGGATCATGTGCCGGCATTTCCCGTCATCTTCACCAAAGCCACCACCACCATCAACCACCCGGACACCCCCTTCATCATCGATCCCCAGGTCTCCACGCAGATCGATTGGGAAGCGGAACTGGCCGTGATCATCGGTCGCGGCGGCAAAAACATCCCCCCCGCGCAGGCCATGTCCCACGTCTTCGGCTACACCTGCCTCAACGACCTCAGCGCCCGCGACCTGCAACGCCAGCACCAGCAATACTTCAAAGGCAAAAGCCTGGACGGCGCCTGCCCGCTTGGCCCCTGGATCGTCACCGCCGCCGCCCTGCCCGACCCCCATCATCTTCACATCGAATGCCGCGTCAACGGCCAGGTAAAGCAAAAAGGGAACACCGGCCAGATGATCTTCGACATCCCCCACATCATCGCCACCCTCTCACGCGGTATGACCCTCCTGCCCGGCGACATCATCGCCACCGGCACGCCCAGCGGCGTCGGCTTCGCGCGCACGCCGCCTGAATTCTTGCAACCGGGCGACCTCGTGGAGGTAGAAATCGAAAACATCGGCACATTGCGCACGCCCATTGCCCACGCGCGGTCGGCAGCGGCATAA